From the genome of Leptospiraceae bacterium, one region includes:
- a CDS encoding cytochrome c, which produces MIRLYIFLLSIITLMLYCKKEPEVYEATPDSINYGSIVYASTEMNCKNCHGVDYKGNGPEARDLDVKVPDFTAELTPEKTPLSYFKAISVGTNNTIKDGYNYHAYYYLTDKAKWGLANFLYSLGKEPKDLEIKKQWQEAVARDMKQVKEIYKENRKWYFGENTPASERTPSPDLEKTIQKTNYTVAKDISISTLDAKRAEKISKAREDYFDGYVLYQNNCQSCHGVGGEGIQGSSHIGLLDKSRYEPIKDIARRKAAYVGIPDLKNTAISKENIQKAHQNYSFTDEQWTTLIQYIKAIVE; this is translated from the coding sequence ATGATACGTTTATATATTTTCTTATTATCCATAATCACATTGATGCTTTATTGTAAAAAAGAACCTGAAGTATATGAAGCAACACCAGATTCTATCAATTATGGATCTATTGTCTATGCTTCAACGGAAATGAATTGTAAAAACTGCCATGGGGTAGACTATAAAGGAAATGGACCAGAAGCACGAGACTTAGATGTAAAAGTTCCAGATTTCACAGCTGAGCTAACTCCAGAAAAAACACCACTAAGTTACTTCAAAGCCATCTCTGTTGGAACTAATAACACAATAAAAGATGGCTATAATTATCATGCTTACTATTATCTCACAGATAAAGCTAAATGGGGATTAGCAAACTTTTTGTACTCTTTAGGAAAAGAACCAAAAGATTTAGAAATAAAAAAACAATGGCAGGAAGCAGTAGCAAGAGATATGAAGCAAGTAAAAGAAATTTATAAAGAAAATCGTAAATGGTATTTTGGAGAGAATACCCCGGCATCTGAAAGGACACCATCACCAGATTTAGAAAAAACAATCCAAAAAACGAATTACACAGTGGCAAAAGACATCAGTATATCAACTTTGGACGCTAAAAGAGCAGAAAAAATTTCAAAAGCAAGAGAGGATTATTTCGATGGTTATGTTCTATATCAAAATAATTGTCAAAGTTGTCATGGAGTTGGTGGAGAAGGAATACAAGGTTCAAGTCATATCGGACTTTTAGATAAATCAAGGTATGAACCTATTAAGGATATAGCACGAAGAAAAGCCGCATATGTAGGGATACCTGACCTAAAAAACACCGCTATCTCAAAAGAAAATATCCAAAAAGCTCATCA
- a CDS encoding cytochrome c — protein sequence MKYLTLFAVLPVLWSCNYAGNKSGLHWFLDLHDNYAVESQEEDVTTYLVSYYSAKLKGSDNIESQSGFGSTMRVPPEGTVPRNYMPYLYDPNDFDTPAKELKNPLKPTKQVLERGQKQYNVYCAVCHGATGLGDGPLSPRLANIPALAGDKSNVLDWEDGRFYHIITVGRARMKAYAAQILPEDRWAIIHYIRLLQQNAK from the coding sequence ATGAAATATCTAACTTTATTTGCTGTTTTACCAGTTTTGTGGAGTTGTAATTACGCAGGAAACAAATCAGGTTTGCATTGGTTTTTGGATTTACATGATAACTATGCAGTTGAGTCCCAAGAAGAGGACGTTACAACTTATTTGGTTAGTTATTATAGTGCTAAACTCAAAGGTAGTGATAACATCGAAAGCCAATCAGGATTTGGTTCTACCATGAGGGTGCCACCCGAAGGGACGGTCCCAAGAAACTATATGCCTTATCTATATGATCCAAATGACTTTGATACACCAGCAAAGGAACTAAAGAACCCTTTAAAACCTACAAAACAGGTATTAGAACGAGGACAAAAACAATATAACGTCTACTGTGCCGTTTGCCATGGAGCTACAGGCTTAGGTGATGGACCACTTTCTCCAAGATTGGCAAACATCCCAGCACTTGCGGGTGATAAATCAAATGTTTTAGATTGGGAAGATGGTAGGTTTTATCACATCATAACTGTAGGAAGAGCAAGAATGAAGGCTTACGCAGCTCAAATTTTACCTGAGGATCGATGGGCAATCATACATTATATCAGATTATTACAACAAAACGCAAAGTAG